In Acinetobacter piscicola, a single window of DNA contains:
- the leuC gene encoding 3-isopropylmalate dehydratase large subunit produces the protein MAGENQKAKTLYDKLWDDHLVKQRDDGSALLYIDRHLLHEVTSPQAFEGLQLAGRKPWRLSANVATPDHNVPTSSKERTAGIAGIEDDTSRIQVQTLDDNCKTFNVVQFDINDVRQGIAHVVGPEQGLTLPGMTVVCGDSHTATHGAFGCLAHGIGTSEVEHVLATQCLVQKKMKNMLVRVDGKLGQGVTPKDVVLAIIGKIGTAGGTGHAIEFGGQVFRDMSIEGRMTVCNMAIEGGARVGMVAVDDKTIEYVKDRPYAPKGEQWDAAVAYWNTLHSDEGAHFDTVVVLQGEEIEPQVSWGTSPEMVIPVSQAVPTLEQAKDDVQRNDWTRAYQYMGLNGGQALADIQLDRVFIGSCTNSRIEDIRAAAEVAKGKKVASTIKQAMVVPGSGLVKAQAEAEGLDKILIEAGFEWREPGCSMCLAMNADKLQPGEHCASTSNRNFEGRQGNGGRTHLVSPAMAAAAAIAGHFVDVRSF, from the coding sequence ATGGCAGGCGAAAACCAAAAAGCAAAAACATTGTATGACAAATTGTGGGATGACCATTTAGTAAAACAACGAGATGATGGCTCTGCACTTCTTTATATTGACCGTCATTTATTACATGAAGTGACTTCACCACAAGCATTTGAAGGCTTACAACTTGCAGGACGTAAACCGTGGCGTTTAAGTGCTAATGTGGCAACTCCTGACCATAACGTACCCACTTCAAGCAAAGAGCGTACAGCAGGTATTGCAGGGATCGAAGATGATACATCTCGTATTCAAGTACAAACTTTAGATGATAACTGTAAAACATTTAATGTGGTTCAGTTTGACATCAATGATGTTCGCCAAGGGATTGCACATGTTGTTGGTCCTGAGCAAGGTTTAACTTTACCGGGTATGACGGTGGTATGTGGTGACTCACATACAGCAACACATGGTGCCTTTGGTTGTTTGGCGCATGGGATCGGGACATCAGAAGTTGAACATGTATTGGCAACCCAATGCTTAGTTCAAAAGAAAATGAAAAATATGTTGGTGCGTGTTGACGGTAAATTAGGTCAGGGCGTCACACCAAAAGACGTTGTATTGGCAATCATTGGTAAGATCGGTACTGCGGGCGGTACAGGACATGCGATTGAATTTGGCGGTCAAGTCTTTCGTGATATGTCCATCGAAGGTCGTATGACGGTTTGTAATATGGCAATCGAAGGCGGTGCACGTGTGGGTATGGTTGCAGTCGATGACAAAACGATCGAATATGTAAAAGACCGTCCATATGCACCGAAAGGCGAACAATGGGATGCTGCGGTAGCTTATTGGAATACTTTGCATTCTGATGAAGGTGCACATTTCGATACTGTAGTCGTTTTACAAGGTGAAGAGATTGAACCACAGGTCTCTTGGGGAACTTCACCTGAGATGGTCATTCCAGTGTCTCAAGCAGTACCAACATTAGAACAAGCCAAAGATGACGTACAACGTAATGATTGGACACGTGCTTATCAATACATGGGTTTAAATGGTGGTCAAGCATTGGCTGATATCCAATTAGATCGCGTATTTATTGGTTCATGTACCAATTCTCGTATCGAAGATATTCGTGCAGCGGCTGAAGTGGCTAAAGGTAAGAAAGTTGCATCTACGATTAAACAAGCGATGGTTGTACCGGGTTCAGGTTTAGTCAAAGCACAAGCTGAAGCTGAAGGTTTGGATAAAATCTTGATCGAAGCGGGCTTTGAATGGCGTGAGCCGGGTTGTTCAATGTGTTTAGCGATGAACGCTGACAAATTACAGCCGGGTGAGCACTGTGC
- a CDS encoding DUF2061 domain-containing protein, translating into MLMARIQNFVHTNQRIFKKTLSYYIMHITVAMLVGYLVTGNVWMAITLSLLEPTVQAVAFFFHEKVWNKKDAQAAQALELEAKAS; encoded by the coding sequence ATTCTCATGGCTCGTATTCAAAATTTCGTACATACCAATCAACGTATTTTCAAAAAAACATTAAGCTACTACATCATGCACATTACAGTAGCAATGCTTGTGGGCTATCTTGTTACAGGCAACGTATGGATGGCAATCACATTAAGTTTACTTGAACCCACTGTTCAAGCTGTTGCTTTTTTCTTCCATGAAAAAGTATGGAACAAAAAAGATGCTCAAGCAGCACAAGCTCTAGAACTAGAAGCAAAAGCATCGTAA
- a CDS encoding LysR family transcriptional regulator: protein MNLAAFEAFVKVMETGSISMAAEQLFITQPAVTKRIHSLEDYFGVKLFESAGRGVQATHAANSLLPKVKNWLNELGDIHHTLSHEQGQVQGKLKIGTSHHIGLHHLPTHLKKYVQDFPNVTLDVHFVDSEQAHEQVLAGDLELAFLTLPPQGDERLKYVKIWNDPLVFVVAPFHPLAQKENLTLEDLIEYSSLIPASQTYTSQITLAEFEKQGLKPKITMSNNTLEAIRMLVSIGLGWSVLPKTLLNPDLKQLDIPVNMYRQLGMVWHPARSQSRAVLELIDMMK from the coding sequence ATGAATCTTGCTGCCTTTGAAGCTTTTGTAAAAGTAATGGAAACTGGGTCTATTTCGATGGCAGCAGAACAACTGTTTATCACCCAACCTGCGGTCACCAAACGAATACATAGCTTAGAAGATTATTTTGGTGTCAAACTTTTTGAGTCCGCAGGTCGTGGCGTCCAAGCAACTCATGCTGCTAACTCATTGCTTCCTAAAGTTAAAAATTGGTTAAATGAGCTAGGTGATATTCACCACACGCTTAGTCACGAACAAGGACAAGTGCAAGGTAAATTAAAAATTGGCACAAGCCATCATATTGGTTTACATCACTTGCCAACACATCTCAAAAAATATGTACAAGATTTTCCAAATGTGACTTTAGATGTGCATTTTGTAGACTCAGAACAAGCACATGAACAAGTCTTAGCTGGTGACTTAGAACTTGCCTTTCTCACTTTACCGCCACAAGGTGATGAACGCCTGAAATATGTGAAAATTTGGAATGACCCTTTGGTTTTTGTTGTTGCACCATTTCATCCTTTGGCACAAAAGGAAAATCTAACACTTGAAGACTTAATTGAATATTCAAGTTTAATTCCTGCATCACAAACATATACCAGTCAAATCACTTTAGCTGAGTTTGAAAAACAAGGCTTAAAACCGAAAATTACGATGAGTAATAACACACTCGAAGCCATTCGTATGCTTGTATCTATAGGCTTAGGGTGGTCTGTACTCCCTAAAACTTTGTTAAATCCCGACCTGAAACAGCTTGATATACCTGTCAATATGTATCGCCAATTAGGGATGGTTTGGCATCCTGCACGTAGTCAATCTCGTGCTGTTTTAGAACTTATTGATATGATGAAATAA
- a CDS encoding DUF2789 domain-containing protein, with amino-acid sequence MSQTRPRMTNLFEQLGLDSSEAGIAKFIETHQLDASTFLTKADFWTEAQRQFLAEKLSSDGEWATIVDQLNESLHEDSVR; translated from the coding sequence ATGAGCCAAACACGTCCAAGAATGACCAATTTATTTGAACAATTGGGTTTAGACTCAAGCGAAGCGGGAATTGCAAAATTTATTGAAACACATCAGTTAGATGCAAGTACATTTTTGACTAAAGCTGATTTTTGGACGGAAGCACAACGTCAATTTTTAGCTGAAAAACTCAGTTCAGATGGTGAATGGGCAACGATTGTTGATCAGTTAAATGAATCATTACATGAAGATTCAGTCAGGTAA
- a CDS encoding HAD family hydrolase, with the protein MKLALFDLDHTLLNTDSDHSWGEFLVNEGLVDPVRHRAMNDKFYEDYKAGQLDPIAYNEFVFEFLTQHDHDYLTELHQLFMQKVIRPQMRPKGFEAIQKHKDAGHALVGITATSDFITAPIFREFGITEIIATNAEVKDGKYTGKVINIPCYQKGKLARLDQWLEGRDVTESWAYSDSINDRFLLEYADHAFAINPDDRLEALAKEQGWDIQDWSI; encoded by the coding sequence ATGAAATTGGCGTTGTTTGACCTAGATCACACCTTATTAAATACCGACTCTGACCACTCTTGGGGAGAGTTTTTAGTCAATGAAGGCTTGGTCGATCCAGTCCGACATCGTGCAATGAATGATAAATTTTATGAAGACTATAAAGCAGGGCAGCTTGACCCGATTGCGTATAATGAATTTGTTTTTGAGTTTTTAACACAACATGATCATGATTATTTGACCGAGTTGCATCAGTTATTTATGCAAAAAGTCATTCGCCCACAAATGCGTCCTAAAGGTTTTGAAGCAATTCAAAAGCATAAAGATGCAGGGCATGCATTGGTTGGGATTACAGCAACTTCAGACTTTATTACTGCACCGATTTTTCGTGAGTTTGGAATCACGGAAATTATTGCCACCAATGCTGAAGTAAAAGATGGAAAATACACAGGAAAAGTCATCAATATTCCGTGTTATCAAAAGGGTAAATTGGCACGTTTAGATCAATGGTTAGAAGGACGTGATGTCACTGAATCTTGGGCATATTCAGACTCAATCAATGACCGTTTTTTATTAGAATATGCTGATCATGCTTTTGCAATTAATCCAGATGATCGTCTAGAAGCACTTGCTAAAGAGCAAGGTTGGGATATTCAAGATTGGTCGATTTGA
- a CDS encoding RNA pyrophosphohydrolase — protein MIDSEGFRPNVGIILANDIGQVLWAKRIGHNAWQFPQGGIQFGETPEQALFRELHEEVGLLPEHVQIIAQTEGWLHYRLPLRYIRSDSDPVCIGQKQKWFLLKLVASTKYIQLNLSDPPEFDQWQWVSYWYPLGQVVNFKRDVYRKAMMELCMQMPQRLPENAIKM, from the coding sequence ATGATCGATTCAGAAGGTTTCCGACCCAACGTCGGGATCATTTTGGCAAATGATATTGGACAAGTCTTATGGGCAAAGCGCATTGGTCACAATGCATGGCAATTTCCTCAAGGAGGGATCCAGTTTGGAGAAACTCCTGAACAAGCACTTTTTAGAGAACTCCATGAGGAAGTTGGTCTCTTACCAGAGCATGTCCAAATAATTGCGCAAACCGAAGGTTGGCTGCATTATCGTTTGCCACTTCGATACATTAGATCGGACTCCGATCCTGTATGTATTGGACAAAAGCAGAAATGGTTTTTATTAAAATTGGTCGCTTCAACGAAGTATATTCAGTTGAATCTTTCTGACCCACCAGAGTTTGATCAATGGCAATGGGTCAGCTATTGGTATCCACTTGGACAAGTGGTGAATTTTAAACGTGATGTTTATCGTAAAGCAATGATGGAGTTATGTATGCAAATGCCACAGCGTTTACCTGAAAATGCCATAAAAATGTAA
- the ptsP gene encoding phosphoenolpyruvate--protein phosphotransferase — protein MSNMQLDTLRRIVQEINTSVSLHESLEIMVNQVSEAMHVDVCSIYLLDERNQRFVLMATKGLNPNSVGTVSLHTSEGLVGLVGQREEIVNLDNAFKHERFAYFPETGEEIYNSFLGVPVMYRRKVMGVLVVQNKEPQDFSEAAESFLVTLCAQLSGVIAHAHAVGNIDVFRKPNSLPTYKTFQGISGSGGIAIGRAVILYPPADLAAVPDREADDISEELQLLDHAIASVRNEIQSLDDKMQDALMAEERALFSVFLRMLDENALPSEIKTEIRDGHWAQGAVRIVIDKHIALFAQMEDDYLRERVSDLKDLGRRILAYLQEADSSHRELTDESILIGDEISTAALVELPVDKIAAIVTTEGAMNSHMVIVARALGIPTVVGVTELPVNTLDDVEMIVDAHQGRVFINPPRRLRTRYKEIQKEEEQIAKDLKQYETKDAVTPDGVAVKLYVNTGLMIDVVRGVQRGAKGVGLYRSEIPFMLRERFPGEEEQRAIYRQQLSHFANKPVVMRTLDIGADKDLPYFSIEEENSALGWRGIRFTLDHPEIFSSQIRAMLKASIGLNNLHILLPMVTSVSEVEEALYLLERDWVAVQEEEQVRITKPKIGIMVEVPSVLLQIDEFAPLVDFFSVGSNDLTQYLLAVDRNNPRVANVYSHSHPAVLRALTRLVQECHKYDKPVSICGEMAGDPLTAILLMAMGFNTLSMSSSNILRVRKAICHVPMPDAQALLDQSLKMNNPLMVKSLLEYYFKTHGLADMVKNSSRVVSL, from the coding sequence ATGTCGAACATGCAACTGGACACGCTAAGACGTATTGTCCAAGAGATTAATACCTCGGTCAGCTTGCATGAATCTTTAGAAATTATGGTCAATCAAGTTTCTGAAGCCATGCACGTGGATGTCTGCTCCATTTATTTGTTGGATGAGCGTAATCAACGTTTTGTCCTCATGGCAACCAAAGGACTAAACCCAAACTCTGTTGGAACGGTATCATTACATACCAGTGAAGGTTTAGTGGGCTTAGTTGGGCAACGTGAGGAAATCGTCAATTTAGACAATGCCTTCAAACATGAACGCTTTGCCTATTTTCCTGAAACAGGCGAGGAAATTTATAATTCCTTCCTTGGTGTACCTGTCATGTATCGCCGTAAGGTGATGGGCGTTCTCGTGGTACAAAATAAAGAACCTCAGGATTTCAGCGAAGCGGCTGAGTCATTCTTGGTCACACTGTGCGCTCAACTGTCAGGTGTTATTGCGCATGCGCATGCCGTGGGTAATATCGATGTTTTTCGTAAACCCAATAGTTTACCGACCTATAAAACCTTCCAAGGCATTTCAGGTTCAGGAGGCATTGCCATTGGTCGTGCCGTTATTTTATATCCACCTGCAGATCTGGCAGCAGTACCTGACCGTGAAGCAGACGATATTAGTGAAGAGTTGCAACTTTTAGACCATGCCATTGCTTCAGTACGCAATGAAATTCAGTCTCTAGATGACAAAATGCAAGATGCATTAATGGCAGAAGAACGTGCCCTGTTTAGTGTGTTCTTGCGTATGCTTGATGAGAATGCATTACCGTCTGAGATTAAAACAGAAATTCGTGATGGTCATTGGGCACAAGGTGCGGTACGTATTGTCATCGACAAACATATTGCGCTCTTTGCACAAATGGAAGATGACTATTTACGTGAACGTGTCTCAGATTTAAAAGATTTGGGTCGTCGTATTTTAGCCTATTTACAAGAAGCCGATTCGAGTCATCGTGAGTTGACAGATGAAAGTATTCTGATTGGAGATGAAATCTCTACTGCCGCCTTGGTAGAATTGCCTGTCGATAAAATTGCAGCGATTGTTACCACTGAAGGAGCCATGAACTCACACATGGTGATTGTCGCACGTGCACTTGGCATTCCAACTGTCGTTGGGGTCACTGAACTTCCCGTCAATACACTCGATGATGTGGAAATGATTGTCGATGCACATCAAGGGCGTGTTTTTATCAATCCACCTCGTCGCTTGCGTACCCGCTATAAAGAAATTCAAAAAGAAGAAGAACAAATTGCCAAAGATTTAAAACAGTATGAAACGAAGGATGCTGTCACACCTGATGGTGTTGCAGTCAAACTCTATGTCAATACAGGCTTAATGATTGATGTCGTTCGTGGCGTGCAACGTGGTGCCAAAGGCGTTGGTTTATATCGTTCTGAAATTCCATTTATGCTGCGTGAGCGCTTTCCGGGTGAAGAAGAACAACGGGCAATTTACCGTCAACAACTCAGCCACTTTGCCAATAAACCTGTGGTCATGCGGACACTAGATATTGGTGCGGACAAAGACTTACCTTATTTCTCGATTGAAGAAGAAAACTCAGCATTAGGTTGGCGTGGTATTCGCTTTACCCTTGATCATCCTGAAATTTTTTCTTCACAAATCCGTGCCATGCTCAAAGCCAGCATTGGTTTAAATAACTTACATATTTTACTGCCTATGGTGACTAGTGTCAGTGAAGTTGAAGAAGCATTATATTTACTTGAGCGTGATTGGGTAGCTGTACAAGAGGAAGAACAGGTCAGGATCACCAAACCTAAAATCGGCATCATGGTTGAAGTTCCAAGTGTACTTTTACAGATTGATGAGTTTGCGCCTTTGGTCGACTTTTTCTCTGTCGGCTCTAATGATTTAACTCAATATTTACTTGCTGTTGACCGTAATAATCCACGTGTAGCCAATGTTTATTCGCATTCACATCCTGCGGTACTTCGTGCCTTAACACGCTTAGTACAAGAATGTCATAAGTACGATAAACCTGTCAGTATTTGTGGCGAAATGGCGGGCGATCCATTGACTGCAATTTTACTCATGGCGATGGGCTTCAATACCCTGTCGATGAGTTCAAGTAATATTTTACGCGTACGTAAAGCAATTTGTCATGTGCCTATGCCTGATGCCCAAGCACTATTAGATCAATCTTTAAAAATGAATAATCCACTCATGGTTAAAAGTTTATTAGAATATTATTTTAAAACGCATGGCTTAGCAGATATGGTGAAAAACTCTTCTCGTGTGGTCAGTTTATAA